One window of the Diospyros lotus cultivar Yz01 chromosome 12, ASM1463336v1, whole genome shotgun sequence genome contains the following:
- the LOC127786770 gene encoding UPF0481 protein At3g47200-like, with translation MSMTFNTIRIRQLQPNIDEALQKDILSFLNYDISKYSEMGKSLHVLDLHRKALLHTHNKPRNVAPSLDQREGKNKGDSHKVFRPATKLHEAGVRFMTSESISLRDITFYRDGDVLKLPNFIVDDYTELMYLNLIAFERCHVPASSNITSFVAFMDCIIDDHRDIKLLSSKGIINNFIRTDNEAADLFNRVSRDLAVECLVEMNFHFYKVYKNLIDYSNMRWNKWQTCWNKWHANLTQTYFRSP, from the exons ATGAGCATGACCTTTAATACTATTCGCATTCGTCAG CTACAGCCTAACATTGATGAAGCATTGCAAAAGGACATACTCAGTTTTCTCAACTACGACATCAGCAAGTACTCAGAGATGGGCAAAAGTTTGCACGTGCTTGACCTCCACCGCAAGGCTCTGCTCCACACACACAACAAACCCAGAAATGTAGCCCCATCTCTAGatcaaagagaaggaaaaaacaaGGGAGACAGCCACAAAGTCTTCCGCCCAGCCACAAAGCTCCATGAGGCTGGCGTCCGCTTCATGACAAGCGAAAGCATAAGTCTCCGGGACATTACCTTCTATCGTGATGGCGATGTCTTGAAACTTCCCAATTTCATAGTTGATGACTATACCGAATTAATGTACTTGAATCTCATAGCCTTTGAGCGTTGCCACGTCCCTGCTAGCAGCAACATCACTTCCTTCGTCGCGTTCATGGACTGCATCATCGACGACCATCGGGATATCAAACTTTTGAGCTCAAAAGGGATTATCAACAACTTCATTAGGACCGACAATGAGGCAGCTGATTTGTTCAATAGAGTGTCTAGGGATTTGGCCGTAGAGTGTCTAGTAGAGATGAACTTCCACTTTTACAAGGTGTACAAGAATCTCATCGACTATAGCAACATGCGGTGGAATAAATGGCAAACGTGTTGGAATAAATGGCACGCCAATCTAACTCAAACTTATTTTAGAAGTCCATGA